A window of Apodemus sylvaticus chromosome 9, mApoSyl1.1, whole genome shotgun sequence contains these coding sequences:
- the Fastkd2 gene encoding FAST kinase domain-containing protein 2, mitochondrial has translation MNNQARSLIWNIRQFSTLLPRTRALRIYPLGFSRPEVIHSKWNPRMKPKWNHLLNTFDEGLQPSVRYLFQDIFISRSVDGCTQTKGISHAAVCKLERILCPRRLSSDTKHSFVSDETSDDDLMKINSHHTSSEDVLTKKVRPTPVTYKKLAQECNSLSDVLDTFSKAPTFPGSNYFLAMWIIAKRISEDKRRFEKQLMFTHPAFNQLCEQMMREAKIMRYDHLLFSLNAIVKLGIPQNTLMVQTLLRTIQERISECDERCLSILSTALVTMEPCMNVNALRAGLRILVDQQVWNIKHIFTLQTVMKCIGKDAPLALKKKLEMKALKELDKFSILNSQHMFEVLAVMDHRSVVLLNECSKIVIDNIHGCPFKVLISILQSCRDLRYQNEDLFQSIADYVTTTFDIWKVKQVIFFLLLFETLGFRPPGLMDKLMERVVQEPGSLNVKNIVSILHVYSSLNHVHKVQNREFLEALASALTGCLHHISSESLLNAVHSFCLMNYFPLAPINQLIKENIINELLTSGDTEKNIHKLHVLNTCLKLDESSYKSVHIPLPPMPLSASHPNEKLAEVLGRLLEGQGCFSRNVQLPHNYHIDFEIRMDTNRTQVFSFSDIDASSATNIQRVAVLCVPKSAYCLNSSHPRGWLAMKIRHLNVMGFHVVLIHHWELKKLKMQDAVTFVRKKIYSDEALPNTDATVESLD, from the exons ATGAATAACCAAGCACGTTCCTTGATATGGAACATCAGACAATTCAGTACTTTACTGCCAAGAACCAGAGCTTTGAGGATATATCCTTTGGGATTTTCCAGACCAGAAGTTATTCATTCAAAATGGAACCCAAGAATGAAACCAAAATGGAACCATCTACTAAATACTTTTGATGAGGGATTGCAACCATCTGTTAGATACCTCTTTCAGGATATATTTATTTCAAGATCAGTAGATGGTTGTACTCAAACTAAAGGCATAAGCCATGCAGCTGTTTGTAAGCTTGAGAGAATACTTTGCCCTAGAAGACTGTCCTCTGACACAAAACATTCTTTTGTCTCTGATGAAACGTCTGATGatgatttaatgaaaataaactcTCATCATACCTCCAGCGAAGATGTGCTCACTAAGAAAGTGAGACCAACCCCTGTGACTTACAAAAAGCTGGCCCAGGAGTGTAACTCTCTGAGTGATGTGCTGGACACATTTTCAAAAGCACCTACATTTCCTGGTAGTAACTATTTTTTAGCAATGTGGATAATTGCCAAAAGGATATCTGAAGACAAGAGGCGCTTTGAGAAACAACTGATGTTCACTCACCCGGCCTTTAACCAGCTGTGTGAGCAAATGATGAGAGAAGCCAAGATTATGCGCTATGACCACCTTTTGTTCAGTCTTAATGCTATCGTGAAGCTTGGAATCCCCCAGAATACTCTTATGGTACAGACTTTGCTGAGGACGATTCAG gaGCGCATCAGTGAGTGTGACGAGAGATGCCTTTCAATTTTGTCAACTGCTTTAGTGACAATGGAGCCGTGCATGAATGTGAATGCTCTTCGAGCTGGGTTGCG AATTCTAGTTGATCAGCAAGTTTGGAACATAAAACATATCTTCACCTTACAAACAGTGATGAAGTGTATTGGGAAAGATGCACCATTAGCTCTTAAGAAGAAATTGGAG ATGAAAGCCTTGAAGGAGTTAGACAAATTTTCCATCTTGAATAGCCAGCACATGTTTGAAGTATTAGCTGTGATGGATCACCGCTCTGTTGTCCTTCTTAATGAATGCAGTAAAATTGTCATAG ATAATATCCATGGGTGTCCTTTCAAAGTATTGATCAGCATACTGCAGTCGTGTAGAGACCTCCGATACCAAAATGAAGATCTCTTCCAAAGCATAGCAGATTATGTGACTACAACCTTTGACATCTGGAAGGTGAAACAA GTGATCTTTTTCCTCTTGTTATTTGAAACTCTTGGTTTTCGACCTCCTGGTTTGATGGACAAGCTTATGGAGAGAGTAGTCCAGGAGCCTGGCTCTCTGAACGTGAAGAACATTGTTTCTatcctgcatgtgtactcttctCTCAATCATGTCCACAAAGTCCAGAACAGAGA GTTCCTAGAAGCTCTGGCAAGTGCTCTGACTGGCTGTCTTCACCACATTTCTTCTGAAAGCCTATTGAATGCTGTGCATTCATTTTGCTTGATGAATTATTTTCCCCTGGCCCCTATTAACCAGCTTATCAAAGAGAACATCATCAATGAACTGCTGACTTCAG GTGACACAGAGAAGAATATTCATAAGCTTCATGTTTTGAACACTTGCCTGAAACTTGATGAAAGTTCTTACAAATCTGTACACATCCCATTGCCGCCGATGCCACTGTCAGCATCACATCCAAACGAGAAGCTTGCAGAGGTACTCGGCAGGCTTCTGGAGGGGCAAGGATGCTTCTCGAGAAACGTGCAGCTGCCACATAATTATCACATTG ATTTTGAAATCAGAATGGATACTAACAGGACCcaagtattttcattttctgatataGATGCAAGTTCTGCCACAAACATACAGAG AGTAGCAGTGCTGTGTGTTCCTAAGTCTGCTTACTGTCTAAATTCAAGCCACCCCAGAGGATGGCTGGCCATGAAAATTCGACATTTAAACGTAATGGGCTTCCATGTGGTCTTG ATCCATCACTGGGAGCTGAAGAAACTAAAGATGCAGGATGCGGTCACGTTTGTGAGGAAGAAGATCTATTCAGATGAAGCGCTTCCCAATACTGACGCAACTGTGGAAAGCTTGGATTAA